Proteins encoded within one genomic window of uncultured Draconibacterium sp.:
- a CDS encoding efflux RND transporter permease subunit, with product MWIKLSRLILRNRILFLTVLGVITVFLGYYARKVEMSYEYASLLPKKDQAYKDYQNFVKVFGQEGNLIIVGVQDTNFFRLDHFNAWKSLCNDLKKVDGVENLLSVSNTYNLEKNKDEKKFEVVNTFPDTITSQEQLDAYVAEFKRLPFYRKLVYNDETDTYLLAITVNKDKMASKEREDLVAGIQEVCHNFEEKEDVTLHYSGVPYIRVVNSVKIKRELYMFSVLALVICIVVLFLFFRSFKAVFVPVLIVIVGVIWAMGMLSLFGYKITLLSGMIPPLLIVIGIPNSIYMLNKFHHEYVSHGNKIKALQRVIIKIGNATFLTNLTTASGFATFIIVKSDILRQFGIIASLNILGLFILSLLLIPIIFSFIGAPSSRHVGHLDNKIVTTIIRKLMHITQNYRQVVYFATIGIILVSIYGITLMKSSGYMLDDIPEDDPVYVDLKFFESNFNGLMPLEIMVDTKKPQGVMQLTTFQKIEKLEERLAEYPELSASTSLLNLLKFAKQAFYNGHERYYSVPNNREKNFILQYASTGEENVGLLHSFMDSTRQITRISIRVKDVGTKRMEELYTQFNNDIDSIFTSDKYNVTVTGSSIISFKGNQYLLKNLFTSLGLAILLISTFMAIMFSSWRMVILSLTPNIIPLIFTAAVMGFTGIPIKASTILVFSIAFGISVDNTIHFLAKYRQELNMTNWDIRKSVVIALKETGVSMLYTSVVLFFGFGIFTISNFGGTQAMGILVSLTLLVAVTSNLVLLPSLLSGLERITTTEAFKEPLLHIYDEEEDIELDDLEIVRDDELKLGN from the coding sequence ATGTGGATTAAACTATCCAGACTAATCCTAAGAAATAGAATCCTCTTTCTTACAGTTCTCGGTGTTATCACGGTGTTTCTGGGCTATTATGCCCGGAAAGTAGAAATGTCGTACGAGTATGCGTCGTTGCTGCCAAAGAAGGATCAGGCCTATAAAGATTATCAGAATTTTGTAAAAGTATTCGGTCAGGAGGGGAACCTGATCATTGTTGGTGTGCAGGACACGAATTTTTTTCGTCTCGATCATTTTAATGCATGGAAATCGCTGTGCAATGATTTGAAAAAAGTGGATGGCGTGGAAAATTTACTTTCGGTATCAAACACTTATAACCTCGAAAAAAACAAGGACGAGAAAAAGTTTGAAGTTGTAAATACCTTCCCGGATACGATTACAAGTCAGGAACAGTTGGATGCTTACGTGGCCGAATTTAAGCGGCTGCCTTTTTACCGCAAGCTGGTTTATAACGACGAAACCGACACGTATTTGCTAGCCATTACGGTAAACAAAGATAAAATGGCAAGCAAGGAGCGCGAAGACCTGGTTGCCGGAATTCAGGAGGTTTGCCATAATTTTGAGGAGAAAGAAGATGTGACGCTCCATTATTCAGGAGTGCCTTACATACGGGTTGTAAACTCGGTAAAAATTAAGCGTGAATTATACATGTTCAGTGTATTGGCACTTGTAATTTGTATCGTGGTTTTATTTCTGTTCTTCCGGTCGTTTAAAGCTGTTTTTGTTCCGGTACTAATTGTAATTGTTGGTGTTATCTGGGCCATGGGAATGTTGTCGCTTTTTGGCTACAAAATCACCTTGTTATCCGGAATGATCCCGCCGTTATTGATCGTTATCGGAATTCCGAACAGTATTTATATGCTGAATAAATTCCACCACGAATACGTTAGTCACGGAAATAAAATAAAGGCACTACAGCGTGTGATCATTAAAATTGGTAATGCTACCTTTTTAACCAACCTTACTACTGCTTCGGGGTTTGCCACATTTATTATTGTAAAGAGTGATATTTTAAGACAGTTTGGTATAATCGCCTCGTTGAATATTCTGGGCTTGTTTATCCTTTCGCTGCTGCTAATTCCAATAATATTCAGTTTTATCGGCGCGCCTTCATCGCGCCACGTTGGCCACCTCGATAATAAGATCGTGACCACGATAATCCGTAAACTGATGCACATTACCCAAAATTACCGTCAGGTGGTTTATTTTGCTACTATTGGTATAATACTGGTAAGTATTTACGGCATTACCCTGATGAAAAGTTCGGGTTACATGCTCGACGATATTCCGGAAGATGATCCGGTTTATGTCGATTTGAAATTCTTTGAAAGCAACTTTAACGGCCTGATGCCTCTGGAAATAATGGTTGATACCAAAAAACCACAGGGTGTTATGCAGTTAACCACCTTCCAAAAAATAGAGAAGTTGGAAGAACGCCTGGCCGAATATCCTGAACTGTCGGCATCAACTTCGTTACTTAATTTGCTGAAGTTTGCCAAGCAGGCATTTTATAATGGCCACGAGCGCTATTACAGTGTGCCCAATAACCGCGAAAAGAACTTTATTCTGCAGTATGCGTCAACCGGAGAAGAGAATGTTGGTTTGTTGCATTCGTTTATGGACAGCACCCGTCAAATAACAAGAATTAGCATACGGGTAAAAGATGTGGGTACCAAACGAATGGAAGAATTGTATACGCAGTTTAATAACGATATCGATTCGATATTTACTTCCGATAAATACAATGTAACGGTTACCGGATCGAGTATTATCTCGTTTAAAGGAAACCAGTATTTATTGAAGAACCTGTTTACGAGTTTGGGTTTGGCTATTTTGCTGATCTCGACGTTTATGGCCATCATGTTCTCGTCGTGGAGAATGGTGATTTTATCACTTACTCCAAATATTATCCCGCTGATTTTTACCGCGGCTGTAATGGGATTTACAGGAATTCCGATAAAGGCATCTACCATTTTGGTCTTTAGTATTGCCTTTGGTATTTCGGTTGATAATACCATTCACTTTTTGGCCAAATACCGGCAGGAGTTGAACATGACCAACTGGGATATCCGAAAATCTGTTGTAATTGCATTAAAAGAAACCGGTGTTAGTATGTTGTACACCTCTGTGGTGTTGTTCTTCGGTTTCGGAATTTTTACCATTTCCAATTTTGGAGGAACACAGGCGATGGGAATTCTGGTTTCGCTAACGCTGTTGGTTGCCGTAACATCAAACCTCGTGCTGCTTCCATCGTTATTGTCAGGACTTGAGCGCATTACTACAACCGAAGCCTTTAAAGAACCACTGCTTCATATTTACGATGAAGAAGAAGATATTGAACTCGATGACCTGGAAATTGTTCGCGACGACGAATTAAAATTGGGAAACTGA
- a CDS encoding polyprenyl synthetase family protein, translating to MYTVEEIQNRVSAEIEKRSKELLSNQPVELYAPIKYSLDMGGKRLRPVLVLLACNMFSEAIEKAIPAAVGIEVFHNFTLLHDDIMDKADVRRSRPTVHKQFSENAAILSGDAMAFQSYRYFLEERSEALAEVLEVFSKTALEVCEGQQFDMDFEQRMDVTEKEYLEMIRLKTAVLLACSLKVGALLANAPEMLANQLYDFGINLGLAFQLQDDLLDTFGDQAVFGKQIGGDILANKKTFLLINALAKASENEKTSLISWIKRKDFDPKEKIAAVTELYQSIGVKDIAEEKVNDFFNRAISILDELNVQDVVKQPLRSLAHKMLTRKH from the coding sequence ATGTACACCGTAGAAGAAATTCAAAACAGAGTGAGTGCCGAAATCGAAAAGCGCTCGAAAGAACTGCTCAGTAATCAACCGGTTGAATTGTATGCACCCATAAAATATTCGCTCGATATGGGCGGAAAACGTTTACGCCCGGTGTTGGTTTTGCTGGCATGCAATATGTTTTCTGAAGCTATTGAAAAGGCAATTCCGGCGGCAGTTGGAATCGAAGTCTTCCACAATTTTACGTTGCTTCACGATGATATTATGGACAAGGCGGATGTGCGTAGAAGCCGACCGACAGTGCATAAACAGTTCAGCGAAAATGCAGCTATTTTATCGGGCGATGCTATGGCTTTTCAGTCGTATCGTTATTTTCTCGAAGAACGCTCGGAAGCGCTGGCCGAAGTGCTTGAAGTGTTTAGCAAAACGGCGTTGGAAGTTTGCGAGGGTCAGCAATTCGACATGGATTTTGAACAGCGAATGGATGTTACCGAAAAGGAATATCTGGAAATGATTCGTCTGAAAACCGCTGTCCTGTTGGCTTGTAGTTTAAAGGTGGGTGCACTTTTAGCCAACGCTCCCGAAATGTTGGCAAATCAACTTTACGATTTTGGCATAAACCTGGGATTGGCTTTCCAGTTGCAGGATGATCTGTTGGATACTTTTGGCGATCAAGCCGTTTTTGGAAAACAAATTGGTGGCGATATTCTGGCCAACAAAAAAACATTTTTACTGATTAATGCCCTGGCAAAAGCATCGGAAAATGAAAAGACATCGTTAATAAGCTGGATCAAAAGAAAGGACTTCGATCCGAAAGAAAAAATTGCGGCTGTTACCGAATTGTATCAATCGATTGGCGTAAAAGACATTGCCGAAGAAAAAGTGAATGACTTTTTTAACAGAGCTATCAGCATTTTAGATGAATTAAATGTGCAGGATGTTGTAAAACAACCGCTTCGCAGCCTTGCCCACAAAATGCTTACCCGTAAGCATTAG
- the atpD gene encoding F0F1 ATP synthase subunit beta — MAQSIGKILQVIGPVVDVSFDSEGSELPSIYDALEIPREGKESLIIECQQHIGENTIRCVAMDSTDGLQRGSAVNALGSPITMPKGEIALGRLLNVVGDSVDGLEQLPKEGLNIHNEPPKYEDLTTETEVLYTGIKVIDLIEPYAKGGKIGLFGGAGVGKTVLIQELINNIALAHSGLSVFAGVGERTREGNDLLREMIEANIVDYGEEFKKSMEEGSWDLSKVDTEKLKKSKLAMVFGQMNEPPGARARVALSGLTIAESLRDGDGTAGSGRDILFFVDNIFRFTQAGAETSALLGRMPSAVGYQPTLATEMGVMQERITSTKNGSITSVQAVYVPADDLTDPAPATTFAHLDATTVLSRKISELGIYPAVDPLDSSSRILTPEIVGDEHYSCAQDVIMLLQRYTELQDIIAILGMDELSEEDKLVVHRARRVQRFLSQPFFVASAFTGLEGKLVSIEDTIKGFRMIMNGEVDKYPEAAFNLVGTIEEAIEKGEKLLADN, encoded by the coding sequence ATGGCTCAAAGCATAGGAAAAATATTACAGGTTATCGGACCTGTGGTAGATGTTAGTTTCGATAGTGAAGGAAGCGAACTTCCTTCAATTTACGATGCACTTGAAATTCCCCGCGAAGGCAAAGAAAGTTTAATAATAGAGTGTCAGCAACACATTGGTGAAAATACAATTCGTTGTGTGGCAATGGATTCAACCGATGGGTTACAGCGTGGATCTGCGGTAAATGCTTTGGGGAGTCCTATTACCATGCCAAAGGGTGAAATTGCACTTGGTCGCTTGCTGAATGTGGTAGGTGATTCGGTTGACGGGTTGGAGCAACTGCCAAAAGAAGGGTTGAATATCCATAACGAACCTCCGAAATACGAAGATCTTACAACCGAAACCGAAGTTTTATACACAGGTATTAAGGTAATCGACCTGATTGAGCCTTATGCAAAAGGTGGTAAAATTGGTTTGTTTGGTGGTGCCGGTGTGGGTAAAACCGTATTGATCCAGGAGCTGATCAACAACATTGCACTGGCTCACTCGGGATTATCGGTATTTGCGGGTGTTGGAGAACGTACCCGTGAAGGAAACGACCTCCTTCGTGAGATGATTGAAGCAAACATCGTAGATTACGGTGAAGAATTCAAAAAATCGATGGAAGAAGGTAGCTGGGATCTTTCGAAAGTAGATACTGAAAAATTAAAAAAATCAAAACTGGCCATGGTATTTGGCCAGATGAATGAACCACCGGGTGCACGTGCTCGTGTTGCGCTTTCAGGATTAACAATTGCTGAAAGTTTGCGCGATGGCGACGGTACTGCCGGAAGTGGCCGTGACATTCTTTTCTTCGTTGACAATATTTTCCGTTTTACACAAGCGGGGGCTGAAACTTCGGCACTGCTGGGCCGTATGCCATCTGCCGTAGGTTACCAGCCAACGCTGGCTACCGAAATGGGTGTGATGCAGGAACGGATTACTTCTACTAAAAATGGTTCAATTACATCGGTACAGGCGGTTTATGTGCCTGCGGATGACTTGACCGACCCTGCGCCGGCAACAACGTTTGCGCACTTGGATGCAACTACTGTATTGAGTCGTAAAATTTCTGAGCTGGGGATTTATCCTGCGGTTGACCCGCTTGATTCTTCTTCACGGATTCTTACTCCTGAAATTGTAGGCGATGAGCATTATAGCTGCGCTCAAGACGTGATTATGTTGCTACAGCGCTACACCGAATTGCAGGATATTATCGCGATTTTGGGTATGGACGAACTTTCGGAAGAAGATAAGCTGGTAGTTCACCGTGCGCGTCGTGTTCAGCGTTTCCTTTCGCAGCCATTCTTTGTTGCTTCGGCATTTACCGGACTGGAAGGAAAACTGGTTTCGATTGAGGATACCATAAAAGGTTTCAGAATGATTATGAACGGTGAGGTAGACAAATATCCTGAAGCTGCTTTTAACCTTGTTGGTACTATTGAAGAAGCCATCGAGAAAGGTGAGAAATTGTTAGCTGATAACTAA
- the atpC gene encoding ATP synthase F1 subunit epsilon: MHLEIITPDKKVFEGDVSLIQLPGSKGGFEILKNHAPIISTLEKGVLKIKEKNGGEQHFEIDGGVIENKANKIIVLVEST, translated from the coding sequence ATGCATTTAGAAATAATTACACCGGATAAAAAAGTTTTTGAAGGCGATGTTAGTCTGATTCAATTGCCCGGAAGCAAAGGTGGTTTTGAAATACTAAAAAACCATGCTCCTATTATTTCAACACTTGAAAAAGGGGTGCTGAAAATTAAGGAAAAGAATGGAGGAGAGCAGCATTTTGAAATTGACGGTGGTGTAATTGAGAATAAGGCAAATAAAATTATCGTACTTGTTGAATCGACATAG
- a CDS encoding glycosyltransferase family 9 protein: MKVKFLVIRFSSIGDIVLTTPVIRGLKQQVENAEVHFVTKKKFACLVYSNPHIDKVHFLEDNMGTLIHELAKEDYDYIIDLHNNFRSNKIKRRLKMQSFAVNKINWEKFLMIRFKMNRLPDVHVVDRYLETVSVFDVKKDNEGLDYFIDETTSFKQDDLPEPFQNGYVAFVISGTYFTKKLPVHKVSEICQQIPYPVILLGGKNEYDEGEQVLSQSKGNVLNFAGKISLNQSASLVRDSRLVLANDTGLMHIAAAFKKKIYSFWGNTIPEFGMTPYQPAESSEIMQVSDLKCRPCSKLGHHKCPKKHFKCMEDVDVEKVVEWINKNY; encoded by the coding sequence ATGAAGGTCAAATTTTTGGTAATACGTTTTAGCTCCATTGGCGATATTGTTCTTACAACGCCGGTTATTCGTGGATTGAAACAGCAGGTAGAGAATGCCGAGGTGCATTTCGTTACCAAAAAGAAGTTTGCCTGCCTGGTTTATTCCAATCCGCATATCGATAAGGTTCATTTTCTGGAGGATAATATGGGAACGCTAATTCACGAACTGGCGAAAGAAGACTACGACTATATTATCGATCTCCATAATAATTTCAGAAGCAACAAAATAAAGCGACGGCTAAAAATGCAGTCGTTTGCGGTGAATAAAATCAACTGGGAGAAGTTTTTGATGATTCGTTTTAAAATGAATCGCCTGCCCGATGTGCATGTCGTTGATCGTTATCTGGAAACGGTTTCGGTTTTTGATGTGAAAAAGGATAATGAGGGGCTTGATTATTTTATCGATGAAACGACTTCGTTCAAGCAGGACGATTTACCCGAACCTTTTCAAAACGGGTATGTAGCTTTTGTAATTTCCGGAACCTATTTCACCAAAAAACTGCCTGTTCACAAGGTCAGTGAGATATGTCAACAAATTCCGTATCCGGTAATCTTGCTGGGAGGTAAAAATGAATATGATGAAGGCGAGCAAGTACTGTCGCAGTCGAAAGGAAATGTGCTGAATTTTGCCGGAAAGATATCGCTTAATCAGTCGGCTTCGCTGGTGCGCGATTCGCGTTTGGTATTGGCTAACGACACCGGATTAATGCATATTGCAGCGGCTTTTAAAAAGAAGATTTATTCGTTTTGGGGAAATACCATTCCGGAGTTTGGAATGACACCCTACCAACCCGCCGAATCGTCGGAGATTATGCAGGTAAGCGATCTGAAATGCCGTCCCTGTTCCAAACTTGGTCATCATAAATGCCCTAAAAAGCATTTTAAATGTATGGAAGATGTTGATGTTGAAAAGGTTGTTGAATGGATTAACAAAAATTATTAA
- a CDS encoding carboxypeptidase-like regulatory domain-containing protein, translating to MKTVKLLILFYLAGILFCPAQDLTQTIKGQITDEATGAPVAFANVYIKNSSPAVGTISDNEGNFSMMVAVGRYDIEFSFMGYEPVLLREIVVGSAKEVNLKIKMRESVVALDEIKIKPRTNKEAPLNSMAMVSARMLSVEEAQRYAGGFDDPARLASSFAGVASNLGNNGIVIRGNAPQMLSWRMEGVEIPNPNHFADMTTFGAGGLTALSSQMLANSDFYTGAFPAEYGNATSGVFDIFMRTGNNTEHEHTFQVGGIGIDISSEGPLKKGSQSSYLFNYRYSTLALLKPLLPADAEGTTFQDLAFKLNFPTQKAGVFSLWGLGLIDGSGTQVKEPEEWKYRQDREESDAKQFMGTTGLTHRYLLTNNTYVRSSLAFTSRGLDFFVDEMDNNQVLYERERIKFFDWNLVFSSYLNHKFGKMHTNRTGIIFTRLNYDMLLQNAEMPGNPVQTIADNSGHSLLLSAYSNSKLRFSQNLSATLGVHSQLFTLNNNYTIEPRLGFNWQVSNNQSIGIAYGKHSRMERLNTYFTLTENGNQINKNLDFIHAHHFILNYDLKIGENARLKVEPYYQILTDVPVEPGTYFSTINLHDEWFMNSKLENNGEGKNYGVDFTLERFLNRGYYYLVTTSLFQSKYKGGDDIWRNTRYNRNYLINLLAGKEWHLGSLKQNLLNINGRISYQGGDRFIPVDYEVSGDSGPVVYDYNRSFSESLDPTLFVHFTINFKRNKEKTASTWSLNVINATGVKEFYGFRRNLKTGEVEPEMEAIIIPNISYKIEF from the coding sequence ATGAAAACGGTTAAGCTACTTATTCTATTCTATTTGGCTGGAATTTTATTTTGTCCGGCTCAGGATTTAACGCAAACGATAAAAGGGCAGATTACAGATGAAGCAACCGGAGCTCCGGTTGCTTTTGCCAATGTTTATATAAAAAATTCATCGCCTGCGGTTGGCACAATCTCAGATAACGAAGGAAATTTTAGTATGATGGTTGCTGTTGGGCGTTACGACATTGAATTTTCGTTTATGGGCTATGAGCCCGTTTTGCTTCGCGAGATTGTTGTGGGGTCGGCAAAAGAGGTGAACCTGAAAATAAAGATGCGCGAATCAGTGGTTGCTCTGGATGAAATAAAGATAAAACCCAGAACCAACAAAGAAGCCCCTTTAAACAGCATGGCAATGGTTAGTGCACGTATGCTTAGCGTTGAGGAAGCCCAGCGTTATGCTGGCGGATTTGACGATCCAGCACGCCTGGCCTCATCGTTTGCCGGCGTTGCCAGCAACCTGGGAAACAATGGAATTGTTATACGGGGCAACGCTCCGCAAATGCTGTCGTGGCGAATGGAAGGAGTAGAAATCCCCAATCCAAACCATTTTGCTGATATGACCACATTTGGCGCAGGTGGATTAACCGCGTTAAGTAGTCAGATGCTTGCTAATTCCGACTTTTATACAGGCGCTTTTCCTGCGGAATATGGTAATGCAACATCAGGGGTATTCGATATTTTTATGCGAACAGGAAACAATACTGAACATGAGCACACTTTCCAGGTTGGAGGTATTGGCATCGATATCAGTTCAGAAGGCCCACTAAAAAAAGGGAGCCAATCATCCTACCTTTTTAACTACCGCTATTCAACACTCGCATTATTAAAACCGCTTTTACCTGCTGATGCTGAAGGAACTACTTTCCAGGACCTGGCATTTAAACTTAATTTCCCCACACAAAAAGCCGGAGTTTTCTCGCTTTGGGGCCTGGGTTTAATTGATGGCTCGGGAACACAGGTGAAGGAACCCGAAGAGTGGAAATACAGGCAAGACCGTGAAGAAAGTGATGCCAAACAGTTTATGGGAACTACCGGATTAACTCACCGGTACCTTTTAACAAACAACACTTATGTTCGCTCATCACTTGCCTTCACCAGCCGCGGACTTGACTTTTTTGTTGACGAAATGGATAATAATCAGGTTTTGTACGAACGAGAGAGGATTAAATTCTTCGATTGGAACCTGGTTTTTTCAAGCTACCTAAACCACAAATTCGGAAAAATGCATACCAACCGAACCGGTATTATTTTTACCAGGCTAAATTACGATATGTTGTTACAGAATGCCGAAATGCCAGGCAATCCTGTTCAAACTATTGCCGACAACTCAGGACACAGCCTTTTGCTTTCAGCATATAGCAATTCAAAACTGCGTTTCTCGCAAAACCTAAGTGCAACCCTTGGTGTACATAGCCAGCTTTTTACCCTGAACAATAATTACACAATTGAACCAAGACTTGGTTTTAACTGGCAGGTTTCAAACAATCAGTCGATAGGGATTGCATACGGAAAACACAGCCGCATGGAACGATTGAATACTTATTTTACCTTAACCGAAAATGGAAACCAGATCAATAAAAATCTCGATTTTATTCATGCTCACCATTTTATTTTAAACTACGATTTAAAAATCGGCGAAAATGCCCGTTTAAAAGTTGAGCCCTATTATCAAATATTAACAGATGTTCCTGTAGAACCGGGCACTTATTTCTCTACTATTAATTTGCACGACGAGTGGTTTATGAACTCAAAATTGGAAAACAATGGAGAAGGCAAAAACTACGGAGTTGATTTTACATTGGAGCGATTTCTTAACCGCGGATATTACTATTTAGTAACCACCTCGCTGTTTCAATCGAAATATAAGGGAGGAGATGATATTTGGAGAAATACCCGGTATAACAGAAATTACCTAATAAATTTATTGGCCGGAAAAGAATGGCATTTAGGATCTTTGAAACAAAACCTGCTAAATATAAACGGGCGCATTTCATACCAGGGTGGCGACCGTTTCATCCCTGTAGATTACGAAGTTTCAGGAGATTCAGGACCTGTTGTTTATGATTACAATCGTTCATTTTCAGAATCGCTCGACCCTACTTTATTTGTTCATTTTACGATAAACTTTAAACGAAACAAAGAAAAAACTGCATCAACCTGGTCGTTGAATGTAATTAATGCCACCGGAGTAAAAGAGTTTTACGGGTTCAGAAGAAACTTAAAAACAGGTGAAGTTGAGCCGGAAATGGAAGCTATAATTATTCCGAATATAAGTTATAAGATTGAGTTTTAA
- a CDS encoding LuxR C-terminal-related transcriptional regulator: protein MEEIKRLYKEYSDLLEKQVFNISDLDYDLLGKHISFLKQMDAIDNSSISVFDMNRKEHIFVSDNYSRMLGYDLSEIAKQGNAFFDSKVHPDDFLVNLRSGIALLRFIYTVPVNERKDYKLVTEYRVKNGRGKYIRIIEQQQVLELDKQGNIWVALSTVDISPDQDLNLGVKAQIFNFRTGEIVPFPVSRDKNEKVLTKREKQVLELIKSGMLSKEIAEELYISVHTVNTHRQRILEKLNVSSSIEAIQYLSSLGITG, encoded by the coding sequence ATGGAAGAGATAAAAAGATTGTACAAAGAGTATTCTGATTTGCTGGAAAAACAGGTGTTTAACATCAGTGATCTGGATTATGATTTGCTCGGCAAACACATCTCATTTTTAAAGCAGATGGATGCAATCGATAATAGTTCTATTTCTGTTTTCGATATGAATAGAAAGGAGCATATTTTTGTCTCGGATAATTATTCAAGAATGTTAGGATATGATTTATCGGAAATTGCCAAACAGGGAAATGCTTTTTTCGATTCAAAAGTTCATCCGGATGACTTTTTGGTTAATCTGAGAAGCGGAATAGCTCTTTTAAGGTTTATATATACTGTGCCTGTTAATGAACGAAAAGACTATAAACTGGTGACCGAATACAGAGTGAAAAACGGTAGAGGGAAGTACATTCGGATAATAGAACAACAACAGGTACTCGAATTAGATAAACAGGGAAATATATGGGTGGCTTTATCTACGGTTGATATTTCGCCTGATCAGGACTTAAATTTGGGAGTGAAGGCCCAGATCTTTAATTTTCGAACCGGTGAAATTGTACCTTTTCCTGTCTCTCGTGATAAGAATGAAAAAGTTCTTACAAAAAGGGAAAAACAGGTGTTGGAATTAATAAAATCAGGTATGCTAAGTAAAGAAATTGCAGAAGAGCTTTACATTAGTGTCCATACTGTTAATACACATCGCCAAAGGATTTTGGAGAAGTTAAACGTTTCCAGTTCAATTGAGGCGATTCAATATTTGTCATCTTTGGGAATTACAGGTTAA
- a CDS encoding amidase family protein — protein MVAFSGVTACVQETNAPVEVNLAAFDLNETSALELQQKMESGELTAETICKKYLDRIALVDPHLKSVIELKPDALDIAKKLDEERQNGKVRGPLHGIPVMIKDNIDPGDKMQTTAGSLGLEGNVVEKDAFIVKKLREAGAVLLGKTNLSEWANFRSTNFSSGWSGGGGQVRNPFCLDRSPCGSSSGTGAAVSGNLCTIGIGTETNGSIVCPSGITG, from the coding sequence GTGGTAGCTTTCAGTGGTGTAACTGCATGTGTTCAGGAAACAAATGCGCCTGTAGAAGTTAATCTGGCTGCATTCGATTTGAATGAAACATCGGCATTGGAGTTGCAGCAGAAAATGGAGTCAGGAGAACTGACAGCCGAAACTATTTGTAAAAAATACCTCGATCGTATTGCGCTGGTAGATCCACATTTAAAGTCGGTGATTGAGCTTAAACCGGATGCTTTGGATATTGCCAAAAAGCTGGATGAGGAACGACAAAACGGAAAAGTTCGCGGGCCTTTGCACGGTATTCCGGTGATGATTAAAGATAATATTGACCCCGGTGATAAAATGCAAACTACGGCCGGATCGCTGGGATTGGAAGGAAATGTAGTTGAAAAGGATGCGTTTATAGTAAAAAAATTGCGAGAGGCCGGAGCCGTGTTGCTAGGAAAAACCAACCTGAGTGAGTGGGCGAATTTCCGTTCTACAAACTTTTCGAGCGGATGGAGTGGAGGAGGTGGACAGGTACGAAATCCGTTCTGTCTCGATCGGAGTCCATGTGGTTCGAGTTCAGGAACAGGGGCAGCAGTTTCGGGTAATCTTTGCACTATTGGTATCGGTACCGAAACCAACGGATCCATTGTTTGTCCGTCGGGAATAACGGGATAG